In one Acidobacteriota bacterium genomic region, the following are encoded:
- a CDS encoding response regulator transcription factor: protein MTMAQAPIRVMLVDGNALYSEAISALIGSQKDFQMAGYCLSPGEARARISKENPDVVLLELHSTDQNSFDLLRELPTLSSRTRAVATGDIESRENIVEAMRLGARGFLLKQSPAELFLKCLRKVSAGEIWLDGRFAEAVLNAFGSYTPENKKDSKNEISVREMEVIGLVVHGYKNKDIADKLFISEKTVKNHLSAIFHKVGVSDRLELTLFAFEKRLFSPNGEH, encoded by the coding sequence GTGACTATGGCCCAAGCTCCCATACGCGTGATGTTGGTGGATGGCAACGCGCTCTACAGCGAAGCTATCTCTGCCCTCATTGGTTCGCAGAAGGACTTCCAGATGGCCGGTTATTGCCTTTCTCCGGGGGAGGCGCGGGCCAGAATTTCAAAAGAGAATCCAGATGTGGTCCTGCTGGAACTACACTCGACTGACCAGAATTCATTCGATCTGCTGCGCGAGCTGCCAACGCTCTCCAGCCGCACGCGGGCCGTCGCCACCGGTGATATTGAGAGCCGCGAGAACATCGTCGAGGCCATGCGACTCGGTGCGCGCGGTTTTCTATTGAAACAGTCTCCCGCTGAACTTTTTCTGAAGTGCCTGCGGAAGGTAAGCGCGGGAGAAATATGGCTGGACGGGCGCTTCGCCGAAGCTGTGCTCAATGCCTTTGGCAGCTATACGCCGGAGAACAAGAAAGACAGCAAAAACGAAATCTCCGTTCGTGAAATGGAAGTCATCGGGCTGGTTGTCCATGGCTACAAGAACAAGGACATCGCCGACAAACTCTTCATCAGCGAAAAAACGGTGAAGAACCATCTCTCCGCCATCTTCCACAAAGTCGGTGTTTCCGACCGTCTGGAGCTAACACTCTTCGCATTTGAAAAACGCCTCTTCTCGCCGAACGGCGAACACTAG
- a CDS encoding DUF1015 domain-containing protein — MAVLNPFRALRYDAGKSGKAGPLDRLLTQPYDKISPEMQQRYWASSPYNLAHLIKGETRATDTPADNVYTRAAAKLKSWRADGVLVQRATPAYYVYHQHFTPPGKPDAPVMIRKGLVAMGRVVPYGDGVIYRHEQTLSGPKADRFELLRATRTNLESIFMLYNDPARKLDALVAQALTQPPASDVNDEYGVRHILWDVDDPATVETIRAEMAPKKLIIADGHHRYETALKFGNECTASHPANTELADKDCRLALMTCINMDDYGILVLPTHRVVAGITDWKPDDLLRRAGEYFTIREFPFSGGENRAAALEQLRAAMERAAGKAVRIGAALKGKSAVYALNPRADAPLAALLPELSPAQRTLDVTVLHRLLLERCLGMDAESFQREQHVTYVRDFQEAAASVTVDGEAGAQAAFLLNPVSPAQVAAIALDHRVLPQKSTDFYPKLLSGLAMYPLEH; from the coding sequence ATGGCAGTATTAAATCCGTTCCGCGCTCTGCGCTATGACGCAGGTAAGTCTGGCAAGGCCGGCCCGCTCGACCGCTTGCTGACGCAGCCTTACGACAAGATTTCGCCCGAGATGCAGCAGCGCTACTGGGCATCGAGTCCGTATAATCTGGCGCATCTGATCAAGGGCGAGACCCGCGCGACGGACACGCCCGCCGACAACGTTTACACGCGCGCGGCGGCGAAGCTGAAATCCTGGCGTGCCGATGGCGTGCTGGTGCAACGCGCGACGCCGGCCTACTACGTCTATCATCAACACTTCACGCCTCCCGGCAAGCCCGACGCGCCCGTGATGATCCGCAAGGGACTCGTCGCCATGGGCCGAGTGGTCCCTTACGGCGACGGCGTGATCTATCGCCACGAGCAGACTCTTTCCGGTCCCAAGGCCGACCGCTTTGAGTTGCTGCGCGCCACGCGCACGAACCTCGAGTCCATCTTCATGCTCTACAACGATCCCGCCCGCAAGCTGGACGCGCTGGTAGCGCAGGCGCTCACGCAGCCTCCGGCTTCTGATGTAAACGATGAGTACGGCGTGCGCCACATCCTCTGGGACGTGGACGATCCGGCCACAGTGGAGACGATTCGCGCCGAAATGGCGCCGAAGAAGTTGATCATCGCCGACGGCCATCATCGCTACGAGACCGCGCTCAAGTTTGGCAATGAATGCACGGCGAGCCATCCTGCCAACACGGAGCTGGCCGACAAGGATTGCCGCCTGGCGCTGATGACCTGCATCAACATGGACGATTACGGAATTCTGGTTCTGCCGACACACCGCGTGGTGGCGGGCATAACCGATTGGAAACCGGATGACTTGCTGCGCCGCGCCGGTGAGTACTTCACCATCCGCGAGTTTCCCTTCAGCGGCGGAGAAAATCGCGCCGCCGCGCTCGAGCAGTTGAGGGCCGCGATGGAGCGGGCCGCCGGAAAGGCCGTCCGGATCGGCGCTGCCCTAAAGGGCAAGAGCGCGGTGTATGCGCTCAACCCGCGTGCCGACGCGCCGTTGGCCGCGCTGCTGCCGGAACTCTCGCCCGCGCAGCGCACGCTGGACGTTACCGTGCTGCACCGCCTCCTTCTGGAGCGCTGCCTGGGCATGGACGCCGAGTCCTTCCAGCGCGAACAGCATGTCACCTACGTCCGCGATTTCCAGGAAGCCGCTGCCAGCGTGACAGTAGATGGCGAAGCCGGCGCGCAAGCGGCGTTTCTGCTGAATCCGGTGTCGCCCGCGCAGGTGGCTGCCATCGCCTTGGACCATCGCGTGTTGCCGCAGAAATCCACCGACTTCTACCCCAAGCTTCTCTCCGGCCTGGCGATGTATCCTTTGGAACACTAG